Proteins from a genomic interval of Caldicellulosiruptor diazotrophicus:
- a CDS encoding NUDIX hydrolase, producing the protein MKGLEEYFQARFDLGKIPIASDLIVKEVTVTIEDRKFFEYVKSKINVDRIGEVVFAIKDGDEVLVVRQKEYPDKVYRVPSGGIGLNEDVDEALKREVKEELALNIKDFLLIGSIKYNLLYLQEHFDFYSFIFLIEKYENDNLAKTDGEISEVIKVSLDELKNLCDILKGQKGFWGDWGRFRFYSTYLVYEYLVRKKIN; encoded by the coding sequence ATGAAAGGTTTAGAAGAGTACTTTCAAGCCAGGTTTGATTTAGGAAAAATACCAATTGCTTCAGATTTGATTGTTAAAGAGGTTACTGTAACGATAGAAGATAGAAAGTTCTTTGAATATGTTAAAAGCAAAATAAATGTTGATAGAATAGGTGAAGTGGTGTTTGCAATAAAAGATGGTGATGAAGTGCTTGTTGTGAGACAAAAAGAGTATCCTGATAAAGTTTATAGAGTACCTTCTGGTGGTATCGGTCTTAACGAGGATGTGGATGAGGCTTTGAAAAGAGAAGTAAAAGAAGAGCTTGCACTGAATATTAAAGATTTTTTGCTGATTGGATCGATAAAGTATAATCTTCTCTATTTGCAAGAACATTTCGATTTTTATTCGTTTATATTTTTGATTGAAAAATATGAAAATGATAATCTTGCAAAAACTGATGGAGAGATTTCAGAGGTTATAAAGGTATCTTTGGATGAATTAAAAAATCTTTGTGATATTCTAAAAGGACAAAAGGGTTTTTGGGGTGATTGGGGCAGGTTTAGGTTCTATTCTACTTATCTTGTATATGAGTATCTTGTACGAAAGAAAATAAACTAA